A stretch of Pogoniulus pusillus isolate bPogPus1 chromosome 25, bPogPus1.pri, whole genome shotgun sequence DNA encodes these proteins:
- the MARK1 gene encoding serine/threonine-protein kinase MARK1 isoform X5 — protein sequence MSTRTPLPTVNERDTENHTSVDGYTEPHVQPIKSSSRQNIPRCRNSITSTNEEHPHIGNYRLLKTIGKGNFAKVKLARHVLTGREVAVKIIDKTQLNPTSLQKICSLLTIKFVSN from the exons ATGTCCACTCGGACGCCGCTGCCCACCGTCAACGAGAGGGACACGGAGAAC cATACCTCAGTGGATGGATACACTGAACCCCACGTCCAGCCTATCAAGTCGAGTAGCAGACAAAACATCCCCCGATGTAGAAATTCCATTACGTCTACCAATGAAGAGCATCCTCACATTGGAAACTATCGCTTACTGAAAACAATAGGCAAAGGAAATTTTGCCAAAGTGAAACTGGCAAGGCATGTGCTTACTGGAAGAGAG gTTGCTGTGAAAATCATAGATAAAACCCAGCTAAATCCTACTAGTCTGCAGAAG ATTTGCTCTTTACTAACAATAAAATTTGTATCTAATTAG
- the MARK1 gene encoding serine/threonine-protein kinase MARK1 isoform X7 has protein sequence MSTRTPLPTVNERDTENHTSVDGYTEPHVQPIKSSSRQNIPRCRNSITSTNEEHPHIGNYRLLKTIGKGNFAKVKLARHVLTGREVAVKIIDKTQLNPTSLQK, from the exons ATGTCCACTCGGACGCCGCTGCCCACCGTCAACGAGAGGGACACGGAGAAC cATACCTCAGTGGATGGATACACTGAACCCCACGTCCAGCCTATCAAGTCGAGTAGCAGACAAAACATCCCCCGATGTAGAAATTCCATTACGTCTACCAATGAAGAGCATCCTCACATTGGAAACTATCGCTTACTGAAAACAATAGGCAAAGGAAATTTTGCCAAAGTGAAACTGGCAAGGCATGTGCTTACTGGAAGAGAG gTTGCTGTGAAAATCATAGATAAAACCCAGCTAAATCCTACTAGTCTGCAGAAG
- the MARK1 gene encoding serine/threonine-protein kinase MARK1 isoform X6, producing MSTRTPLPTVNERDTENHTSVDGYTEPHVQPIKSSSRQNIPRCRNSITSTNEEHPHIGNYRLLKTIGKGNFAKVKLARHVLTGREVAVKIIDKTQLNPTSLQKEIVLLP from the exons ATGTCCACTCGGACGCCGCTGCCCACCGTCAACGAGAGGGACACGGAGAAC cATACCTCAGTGGATGGATACACTGAACCCCACGTCCAGCCTATCAAGTCGAGTAGCAGACAAAACATCCCCCGATGTAGAAATTCCATTACGTCTACCAATGAAGAGCATCCTCACATTGGAAACTATCGCTTACTGAAAACAATAGGCAAAGGAAATTTTGCCAAAGTGAAACTGGCAAGGCATGTGCTTACTGGAAGAGAG gTTGCTGTGAAAATCATAGATAAAACCCAGCTAAATCCTACTAGTCTGCAGAAG